The following coding sequences are from one Culex quinquefasciatus strain JHB chromosome 1, VPISU_Cqui_1.0_pri_paternal, whole genome shotgun sequence window:
- the LOC6031441 gene encoding protein obstructor-E isoform X2 gives MRGLFLVVLLVCGCYGATDEDYFEFTCPKEDGQFDDPYQCDKYYECNGGRVTEKLCPDGLVFDPTSKLANKCDQPYNVDCKDRTELQKAKPIGVCPRQNGFFPHPDNTICNVFYNCVNGREIEMNCVAGLHFSLKTGTCVWPDMANREDCGSNANKKLEDGFQCPKDFQQRDKNGQIITHPNYPHPEDCSKFYICLNGVEPRKGNCDSGLVYNEDIQRCDEPENVPGCEDWYGEAEKTKRK, from the exons ATGCGTGGACTCTTCCTGGTTGTTTTGCTGGTTTGCGGCTGCT ATGGCGCAACCGATGAGGATTACTTTGAGTTTACCTGTCCAAAAGAGGATGGGCAGTTTGATGATCCATACCAGTGTGATAAGTACTATGAATGCAACGGAGGACGTGTGACAGAAAAACTCTGCCCAGATGGACTGGTATTCGACCCAACCAGTAAATTAGCGAACAAATGTGATCAACCCTACAACGTGGACTGCAAGGATCGCACAGAACTTC AAAAAGCCAAACCAATCGGAGTTTGTCCCCGGCAAAATGGATTCTTCCCACATCCTGATAACACAATCTGTAACGTGTTCTACAACTGTGTCAATGGTCGAGAAATCGAAATGAACTGTGTCGCTGGACTGCACTTTAGTCTGAAAACCGGCACATGCGTTTGGCCCGACATGGCAAACCGGGAAGACTGTGGAAGCAATGCCAACA AGAAACTTGAAGACGGCTTCCAGTGTCCGAAGGATTTCCAACAACGCGACAAAAATGGCCAAATCATCACCCACCCCAACTATCCTCACCCCGAGGACTGCTCCAAGTTCTACATTTGTCTCAACGGAGTCGAACCCAGAAAGGGAAACTGTGACTCCGGACTTGTATATAACGAAGACATCCAGCGGTGTGACGAGCCGGAGAATGTCCCCGGGTG